The Rattus rattus isolate New Zealand chromosome 1, Rrattus_CSIRO_v1, whole genome shotgun sequence genome includes a region encoding these proteins:
- the LOC116889265 gene encoding olfactory receptor 13C3-like, whose protein sequence is MDKNNQTFVSEFLLLGLSGYPKTEILYFVIMLVMYLVILTGNGVLIIASIFDSHLHTPMYFFLGNLSFLDICYTTSFVPSTLVNLISKKGNISFSGCAVQMFVAFAMGSTECLLLGMMAFDRYVAICNPLRYSIIMSKEVYVSMASASWFSGGINSVVQTSLAMRLPFCGNNVINDFTCEVLAVLKLACADISLNIVTMAISNMAFLVLPVLLIFFSYVFILYTILRMNSATGRRKAFSTCSAHLTVVGIFYGTLFSMYAKPKSQDLTGEDEFGISDKVIALFYGVVTPMLNPIIYSLRNKDVKDAVKYILKRKIP, encoded by the coding sequence ATGGATAAAAATAACCAGACATTTGTTTCTGAATTCCTTCTTTTGGGTCTTTCCGGATACCCAAAGACCGAGATCCTTTATTTTGTTATCATGCTTGTTATGTATCTAGTGATTCTAACTGGCAATGGTGTTCTGATCATAGCAAGCATCTTTGATTCCCATCTTCACacgcccatgtacttcttcctgggCAACCTCTCTTTCCTGGATATCTGCTACACAACGTCTTTTGTTCCTTCAACTTTGGTGAACCTAatttcaaagaaaggaaacatttctttctctggttGTGCAGTGCAGATGTTCGTTGCATTTGCAATGGGCTCAACAGAATGTTTGCTTCTTGGCATGATGGCTTTTGATCGCTACGTGGCCATCTGCAACCCTCTGAGATACTCCATCATCATGAGCAAAGAGGTGTATGTATCCATGGCATCTGCATcatggttctctggtggaatcaATTCAGTTGTGCAAACATCCCTTGCTATGAGGCTGCCTTTCTGTGGGAATAATGTTATTAATGATTTTACTTGTGAGGTCTTAGCTGTTCTCAAGCTAGCATGTGCTGATATATCTCTCAATATTGTTACCATGGCAATATCAAATATGGCCTTTCTGGTCCTTCCAGTATTACTCATCTTTTTCTCCTACGTGTTCATCCTCTACACTATCTTGAGAATGAACTCAGCCACCGGGAGACGCAAGGCATTCTCCACCTGCTCTGCCCACCTGACTGTGGTGGGCATATTTTATGGAACTCTCTTCTCTATGTATGCGAAACCCAAGTCCCAAGATCTGACAGGGGAAGATGAGTTTGGAATTTCAGATAAGgtcattgctttattttatggAGTAGTTACCCCCATGCTGAATCCAATCATTTACAGCTTGAGGAATAAGGATGTTAAAGATGCTGTAAAATACATACTGAAACGGAAGATACCATAA